A stretch of Carnobacterium iners DNA encodes these proteins:
- a CDS encoding APC family permease encodes MKGKKKFRMIDAILSVICVVFVAEAAAPVAAIGNSQYFWWIFLMIGFLLPYGLIASELGTTFDGEGGLYDWVRKAFGSKMGGRVAWYYWINFPLWMAALAVIFPEMIELITGIEINIAVAIMIELAFIWIVTLIAFFPISDSVWILNGAAIIKVFLAVVVGALGVYVAITQGVANEYTLTSMLPSFDVNSLSFVSVIIFNFLGFEVITTMADDMEDPKKQIPQAIVIGGIVIAAIYIFSAFGIGVAIPTEEISTSSGLIESLQLLTGNPTSLFITVAAILFLLTLFGNMISWSQGVNSVAAYAADMEDMPSVFKKRRKNGIPSGAPIMNGIVASIVILLAPIIPNEDLFWSFFALNLVMFLLSYIPVFPAFLKLREIDPDRERPFKVKGSKGFLKVLAYIPMILIIIALIFIAIPMDTSAETLSSTLPITIGAVIFIIIGEIIIRIKHKSPKI; translated from the coding sequence ATAAAAGGTAAAAAAAAATTCAGAATGATAGATGCAATTCTTTCAGTAATTTGTGTTGTATTTGTAGCTGAAGCAGCAGCTCCTGTTGCAGCAATAGGAAATTCGCAATATTTTTGGTGGATCTTTTTAATGATTGGCTTCTTGCTTCCTTATGGACTAATTGCTTCTGAATTAGGTACAACATTTGATGGTGAAGGTGGGCTATATGACTGGGTCAGAAAGGCTTTTGGATCTAAAATGGGAGGACGAGTAGCTTGGTATTATTGGATCAACTTCCCTTTATGGATGGCCGCTTTGGCTGTTATTTTCCCAGAAATGATTGAGTTAATCACTGGGATAGAAATTAATATTGCGGTAGCTATTATGATTGAGTTAGCATTTATCTGGATTGTGACGCTGATTGCATTCTTTCCAATTAGTGATAGTGTCTGGATTTTAAACGGAGCTGCTATTATTAAAGTTTTCTTAGCAGTGGTAGTAGGTGCGTTGGGGGTTTATGTAGCAATTACACAAGGAGTAGCAAATGAGTATACTTTAACTTCAATGTTACCCTCATTTGACGTGAATAGTCTATCGTTTGTTTCAGTTATTATATTCAATTTTTTGGGCTTTGAAGTAATCACTACAATGGCTGATGATATGGAAGATCCTAAAAAACAAATACCCCAAGCAATCGTTATTGGCGGTATAGTTATTGCAGCAATCTATATTTTTTCAGCATTTGGTATTGGGGTAGCTATCCCTACTGAGGAAATTAGCACAAGTAGCGGCTTAATTGAAAGTTTACAGCTTTTAACGGGAAATCCAACGAGTCTATTCATTACTGTAGCAGCTATATTATTCTTGTTAACCCTTTTCGGAAATATGATTTCTTGGTCTCAAGGTGTTAATAGCGTAGCGGCTTACGCTGCCGACATGGAAGATATGCCAAGTGTGTTTAAAAAAAGAAGAAAAAATGGTATCCCCTCTGGTGCACCTATAATGAACGGAATCGTCGCTTCGATAGTTATATTGCTAGCACCAATTATTCCAAATGAAGATTTGTTTTGGAGCTTCTTTGCTCTTAATTTAGTCATGTTCTTACTTTCATATATACCTGTTTTTCCTGCGTTTTTGAAATTAAGAGAAATTGATCCTGACAGAGAAAGACCTTTCAAAGTCAAAGGTAGTAAAGGATTTTTGAAAGTGTTAGCTTACATTCCAATGATATTAATTATTATCGCTCTAATTTTTATTGCCATTCCGATGGATACTAGTGCAGAGACATTGAGTAGTACTTTGCCAATCACAATAGGAGCGGTTATTTTCATCATTATTGGAGAAATAATTATTAGAATAAAACACAAATCACCTAAAATATAA
- the aguA gene encoding agmatine deiminase, which produces MKKLETIPQTDGFRMPGEFEQHDGCWMIWPERPDNWRLGGKPAQIAFAEVAKAISEFELVTMCVSSEQYANAKNMLSDTVRVVEMTNDDSWMRDVGATFIINDKEVRGVDWVFNAWGGLVDGLYFPWDKDDQIADKMCEIEKLSRYRLDDFVLEGGSIHVDGEGTLVVTEECLLSKGRNPDLSKEEIENRLKEYLDLEKIIWIPRGIYNDETNGHVDNIMHYVAPGKIVLAWTDDESDPQYEICQEAYEVLSKSTDAKGRKIEITKLTLPANILITKEESEGVDAIEGTLPREEGDRLAASYANFYIANGGVIVPAFDDPNDKKAVETLQQVFPNHKIVSVYAREILLGGGNVHCITQQQPSVSQK; this is translated from the coding sequence ATGAAAAAATTAGAGACTATACCTCAAACCGATGGATTTAGAATGCCTGGAGAATTTGAACAACACGACGGTTGTTGGATGATCTGGCCTGAAAGACCAGATAACTGGAGATTAGGCGGTAAACCAGCTCAAATAGCCTTCGCAGAAGTAGCTAAAGCTATCAGTGAATTTGAGCTAGTGACCATGTGTGTTAGTAGCGAACAATATGCTAATGCTAAAAATATGCTTTCAGATACGGTTAGGGTCGTTGAAATGACTAACGATGATTCTTGGATGCGTGATGTTGGCGCAACCTTTATAATTAACGATAAAGAAGTAAGAGGTGTGGATTGGGTTTTTAATGCCTGGGGTGGCTTAGTCGATGGTCTTTACTTCCCATGGGACAAAGACGATCAAATAGCAGATAAAATGTGTGAAATAGAAAAATTAAGTCGTTACCGTTTAGATGATTTCGTTTTAGAAGGTGGCTCTATTCACGTCGACGGAGAAGGTACGCTAGTTGTTACAGAGGAATGCCTATTAAGCAAGGGGCGTAACCCAGATTTATCAAAAGAAGAAATAGAAAATAGATTGAAAGAATATTTAGATTTAGAAAAAATTATTTGGATTCCTCGTGGTATCTATAACGACGAAACCAATGGTCACGTAGACAACATCATGCATTATGTAGCGCCAGGCAAAATTGTACTTGCTTGGACAGACGATGAATCAGATCCTCAATACGAGATTTGTCAAGAAGCCTATGAGGTATTAAGCAAATCAACGGACGCAAAAGGTCGCAAAATTGAAATCACTAAATTAACTCTACCTGCAAATATCTTAATCACTAAGGAAGAAAGTGAAGGTGTAGACGCAATTGAAGGAACCCTCCCACGTGAAGAAGGAGACCGTTTAGCAGCTTCATATGCTAACTTCTATATCGCTAACGGTGGAGTTATTGTTCCTGCATTTGATGACCCCAATGATAAAAAAGCTGTTGAAACACTTCAACAGGTATTTCCAAATCATAAAATAGTGAGTGTATACGCTAGAGAAATTCTTTTAGGTGGAGGAAACGTCCATTGTATTACGCAACAACAGCCTAGTGTCTCACAAAAATGA
- a CDS encoding LacI family DNA-binding transcriptional regulator, with protein sequence MVTIRDVALKAKTSIATVSRVINNKPGFSEETKQKVQQAMKELDYETNEIARSLITNKTNTIGVIVPNIASMLTHDLLNGIENLSQSRKYSIIVCYTYSNHERTMEYLKTLKEKRVDGIIFTSENLTDKNIEYIKKINIPIVLLSTFSEKYKLPFVKVDDYQASYAAVEYLIGKGHKNIGMLSGDPNDKIAGEPRIKGYKDALKKHHLFSNEEHIVVGNNFSFEDGRTNLVTLLEKFPEMTAIFSASDEMAAGAIATAHEKKINIPEELSIIGYDNILVSQMVYPPLTTIEQPLYDMGYTAAEMLFQQIDEKELINKEVYLPFKIIERESVKVMDSL encoded by the coding sequence ATGGTTACCATTCGTGATGTTGCCTTAAAAGCGAAAACCTCTATTGCGACAGTTTCTCGCGTAATAAATAATAAACCTGGTTTTTCAGAAGAAACAAAGCAAAAAGTTCAACAAGCCATGAAAGAATTAGATTATGAGACTAATGAAATTGCTCGTAGCTTAATCACAAATAAGACCAATACTATTGGTGTTATCGTACCAAATATTGCAAGTATGCTTACGCACGATTTACTTAATGGAATTGAAAACCTTTCTCAGTCAAGAAAGTATAGCATTATCGTTTGCTACACCTATTCAAACCACGAAAGAACAATGGAATATTTAAAGACATTAAAAGAAAAAAGAGTGGATGGTATTATCTTTACAAGTGAAAATTTAACGGATAAAAATATTGAATATATCAAAAAAATAAATATTCCAATCGTATTATTGTCTACGTTTTCAGAAAAATACAAGTTGCCTTTCGTAAAAGTTGATGATTATCAAGCTTCCTATGCTGCTGTAGAATATTTAATTGGTAAGGGACATAAAAATATAGGTATGCTAAGTGGTGATCCTAACGATAAGATTGCTGGAGAACCAAGAATCAAAGGATACAAAGATGCGTTGAAAAAGCATCATCTATTCTCTAATGAGGAACATATTGTTGTCGGAAATAATTTTAGCTTTGAAGATGGTAGAACGAATCTTGTAACACTTTTAGAAAAATTTCCGGAAATGACCGCAATCTTTTCTGCTAGTGATGAAATGGCTGCTGGAGCAATTGCAACGGCACATGAAAAAAAGATTAATATACCTGAAGAGTTATCTATAATTGGCTATGATAATATCTTAGTATCACAGATGGTCTACCCACCGTTGACAACAATTGAGCAGCCTTTGTATGATATGGGATACACCGCTGCAGAAATGTTATTTCAGCAGATAGATGAAAAAGAACTGATAAATAAAGAAGTGTATCTTCCATTTAAAATCATTGAAAGAGAGAGCGTTAAAGTTATGGATTCACTTTAA